GCATCTttgcgcttcgccgtcgcatcttcgcacttttaccccctcgccgtcgcatcttcgccctCGCCCTataggcgaaagtgcgaaggtcgtggtggccccatcggaacaccataagaaacaaaatataactgtggaatttgaacactaaatgATCGTAGATGAGCCGAACTAGTCAGACCTGTCAATCATAAGTAAATGTTATATAATCTCCTGTGAAATGATGTTAGACAGTTTATTTGGATGTGaaattataatttgaataaGAGATCTTTAATTTTTGGGCTTATAATTTTGATGCTGGAATTTGATAGGTCTTTAATTTGGACAGTTTCTCATTGATGTTATAACTTTGACAAACCTATACGATCACGCTCTTTAATAAACTGCTTGTGAAACTACTATTGGACTTTGTGGTTCCTAAGTTTGGGTTGCACCTCAAGGAGATTAAGAAGACGGAAGGCTTAAACACAGCCTGAAACCCATATGAACGTCCCTATTTAAGAATTTCATTCACTGGTATGCACGTTTTTCATTTGCTTAAAATCATGAACTtcattgggattttttttttaaaataacaaaaacttgTGTTAAAATGCCATGACccttttaatttcaaacatctCATTTACTGAGGACAGATATACACATATGCTTTACATAAAGTGATACAAGCCGTCCTGTATGCCAGGTTACATGAATTCTTccttttaaatatatacaaacacACCTTAAAGAGTGTATTATAATAAGTAATCCCTGTTGATAGCGTAAGAATCCTACAAAATGCATCTTTCTGAAGCTTTTTGAGCTACGGTGATTGAAAGAAGAtaaattctaatttaaaaaaaacagttctTTTAAGTTATCTTAAACATACGAGAATACTAACGAGTAATTTATTATGTGGATGATGAACTTATTTCATTTTCCACCTATATATTAAAATGTACTTGTATCGTTTTCTGATAAAAATGAGGCCAGCCTTTTCTGTTATGTGATAATGATATCGCTTGTTGTccaaaattgaatgaaattgcgCAGATTTAAGTTTAATTGCGTATGCATACCTGAATTCAAAGTCGGATAATAACAAACAAAAGCTGTTTAGGCTCATCCTGTAAAGTAATcgtttattaatttaataaattatcaaataaatactGATAATGATTTAAATAACTGTGAGTGaaacacaaaattaaaacataaactccttcataaatgtttacattgtaAGTTTACGTGTTATAGTGATTGCGTTTGatgttaaataaatacatgtacatacaaatacTGATCTATATACGGAAATAAagtgttcaaaatcaatttgtttagATCTGTTACTTATAAGAGAATTCCACTCCGATTTCTAGTACGTATACCAGTCAGCAGAATTGATTGTCGCTATATACCCGTTTTGTCACTTAAAATTTAAGGACGCCTTCGCACCCTTTCATTTTTCTCATCGCTCTATCTGGGTATCAGTGACGGTGTTTGATTTGTACGACTATGTTGTTTGTGGACAGGGTGAGGTAACGTGTGTCTGATATCAGAACGGAATGAGCTGATGGCACCTGCATGTGTGTACGCGACCACGGTACTGCAGAATAACATATAATGTAAGGGGAAACTCGTGCTGTGTTCATACAACATGCGGAAACTATGGAGATACATCATCAGTGAGTTctttattttctgtattttttacCAGTAATAATTAAAGGACGTGACGTCAGGCTTTATACAGTGCATCTTGATCATGATGATTTCTTGTTATTAGTACataccatacatgtatttatttaaagaaacttTCATGTCCATATCgcctttttttcattaaaaaaaaacaatgtcaaaTCCATGATCTAGAATTTGAAAGAGATCTACAAAACATTACATGCCCAAGTAAAACAAAGGATACCGTTGTTTGCCTTGAAAGACTCAATATTTGATCAGTGGCTGTTAATATCACATTAGTTAATCGGTCGCCAGGATTTTCTTATCTATGGGAAGTCGTTTGAAAGGTGCAACGTAACTTCattttgtttaactttttttcattgaaatggataaaaaaaatggtgtcggcaattttattttaaatccgTAGCCAATAATGTAGAATGGACAGTTTAACCCAGAATGCTAAAAATTGTGATAAGGCAACGGAAGTGAGATAGTTATAATCCCTGCACGGATACCCTTTATCCAAAGGCTCAAACTcttgaaaagaaatatttcattcTCTCCATAAGACACGATGGAAATTGTTTGACCGAAATTCTTTGGCGCATATATTaattcttacatgtatattaataattacaGACATGATATTTTTATGAACATATCATTTCTAATACAGTTTActgaaaaaatatgtcaaatcTTAGATATTTCATAGCACGGCCATGCACTAGATATTAAAAGGACACATACTTATGTACATGACATTGTCTTTTTTCCGCCATaagatttatttatcatttgcattcaatataactacatgtatatgcattttatGGTATCTATTTATCTTACAGAGATAGGGATACTTGTATTGGCAGCTTGTCTGTTCGTTTTTATCCAACGGTTCAAGAAAAAATCGTACACCAATGTGAAAATAAGAACTACGCCAATAGCGTGCATTGGTTTTCGCGGGCGACTGGGTAACCTGATGTTTCAGTACGCCTTCCTGTACAGTGTGTCCATGAGCAAGGGTCTATATCCGGTTATATCCGATAACTTGCTGCCCTGTGACGTATTCAGGATTAACAAGACAACGTTGCAAGTGCTCGGTGAGAACCACGCATCTTGTGGTACCGTCAAACCCTACACGGAGAGGTGGCCGTGTTCGTTCGATGATCGTATCATCCAAGTTCCATTTCTTACAAGTGCCAAATTCAATGGATACTTTCAGTCCTGGAAGTATTGGATTCAGTACGAGAATAACTTACGAGAAATCTTTCGATTTCAGGATACAATAGCACGAAGAGCCAACAAACAGTTGAATGACATTCTGAGTACTTTAGACTTTCCGTGTTGCTCCAAGAACTCTACGTTGGTCGGGGTTCACATCAGACGGGGGGATTACACGTCTAAAGCGGTCAACAAATACGGCCAAATTACACCCAATATCAGTTATTACCTAAACGCCATGAACTACTTTGAAAACTTATATCCCACAGTTCTTTTCATTGTAGCGTCCGATGATCTCAAATGGAGTAAGAACGAGTTGAGAAATAAAACCAACGTATATATTTCGACAGGGAATTCTGGGCCTGAGGACATGGCGCTGCTGTCACTGACCAATCACACCATCATGTCGGTGGGGACATTCGGCTGGTGGGCAGCATGGATGACAAGAGGAACAACTCTGTACTATAAACAGGTGTTCGCCCCTGGCTCTAGATATGCAAAAGACTTCAACAATGATCCCAGTAATTACATTTATCCTGGATGGATTCCTATGGATTAGtcttatatcatttataaattaaagcaTTTCCCTTTCACATCAAAACAGAATTATGCATAATATGTTTATGAGCCTGTATTGTTGTTAAATTTGAtctatattgtataaaataaaaagaccACGTGCCAAGGGTTCTTACGATGTAGGACTGATAATCTACAAAGTTCGGGGTTATATCTTGAACCAAAGTCCTTACTAAGgtgaaaataatttatattccATCTTATCATTCATCAATCATTACATGGTGTTAGCTTTTAAAGAACagaattttgttaaatttcaaTCTGCTTCTAATTAggaatagttttaaaaatcattattgatatacatgtatcttgccAATAATATACTGCTAAATTAAAGGAAAGCACTGGAATAGAAAATTATAGGATATCCAAGTgccatgaaaaaataaatatgtttatatacgTGATGTGACcataaaaattggtttatacATACGTGTTTCATTGACACCCCACCCCATCCCAAAAAAGATAATATAAGCAGTTGACTTTCATACCAGAAAATTGTGTGAatgaggatttaatttcattcttttaaataaCACTCAACTGTGACATCATAATTAATATGGCATAAATTTAGatgatttatatatacagtCGTTCATGGcagtggggggtgggggtggggtgggggtaaCTTATCTAGCGTTGCATAAACGTGTGGGTatgtgtaggggggggggggggtatgcaTGGTTCAAGAACTTCATCGCAGAAAAAATTAAGTGCTTGAATTGCAAATTGAGCGAAGAAATCCCCATGACTTCTAAGGACTCTTAGGGAAGCTTCGTTAGGCTCGGATCAATTAAACACATTAATTTCCAAACATCCACAACATGTCTCATGtttcaattgtttttaaaaaccctattttcatgtgtttattttctttcattatacactgtattataggtatcacaccggtaattgttttcactatataacactatagaggggaaaaaattcttaaaaatcagtttgtatttttcatgacaaaatattcggaggaaatgttatttgttacctatctcatcag
This genomic window from Crassostrea angulata isolate pt1a10 chromosome 8, ASM2561291v2, whole genome shotgun sequence contains:
- the LOC128159985 gene encoding galactoside alpha-(1,2)-fucosyltransferase 1-like, giving the protein MRKLWRYIIKIGILVLAACLFVFIQRFKKKSYTNVKIRTTPIACIGFRGRLGNLMFQYAFLYSVSMSKGLYPVISDNLLPCDVFRINKTTLQVLGENHASCGTVKPYTERWPCSFDDRIIQVPFLTSAKFNGYFQSWKYWIQYENNLREIFRFQDTIARRANKQLNDILSTLDFPCCSKNSTLVGVHIRRGDYTSKAVNKYGQITPNISYYLNAMNYFENLYPTVLFIVASDDLKWSKNELRNKTNVYISTGNSGPEDMALLSLTNHTIMSVGTFGWWAAWMTRGTTLYYKQVFAPGSRYAKDFNNDPSNYIYPGWIPMD